A single window of Dermacentor albipictus isolate Rhodes 1998 colony chromosome 1, USDA_Dalb.pri_finalv2, whole genome shotgun sequence DNA harbors:
- the ImpL2 gene encoding zwei Ig domain protein zig-2 translates to MRPRTASFVSVLVLLLPVVLGRSLVGQGARQRNAVGLFVSKAQRGSRGGPGSNLLRKSHLKLRNTPPDVMTVAESESLVVECEAGGNPPPTIHWLKNGLRIGQDMSGGERTEEDVNPEGAPMLGLSFTRSRLYIDCASSQYDEAEYTCVAQNPYHRISKSTKVKVTKIGSARSSPMCLVKKSFVAPGVPARITMWTHTRLELMGSTVQLFCRPIGSPKPSVSWFGPDDTELQNSDKYKVLENGDLEIRNIAWNDMGGYTCTAENSHGVDRTSTFLYPTLPDKV, encoded by the exons ATGCGCCCGCGAACTGCGAGCTTCGTCAGCGtcctggtgctgctgctgccggtcgTCCTGGGCAGGTCGCTGGTCGGCCAAGGGGCCCGGCAGCGCAACGCCGTCGGG CTGTTCGTGTCCAAGGCACAGAGAGGCTCACGAGGAG GCCCTGGCAGCAACCTGTTGCGCAAGTCGCACCTTAAGCTTCGCAACACCCCACCTGACGTGATGACGGTCGCCGAGTCCGAGTCTCTGGTGGTAGAATGCGAAGCAGGTGGGAACCCCCCACCCACCATCCACTGGCTCAAAAACGGACTCCGTATCGGACAG GACATGTCGGGAGGCGAACGCACGGAAGAGGACGTGAACCCCGAGGGCGCGCCCATGCTTGGCCTCAGCTTCACCAGATCGCGGCTGTACATTGATTGCGCGTCGTCGCAGTACGACGAGGCCGAGTACACGTGCGTCGCCCAGAACCCCTACCACCGCATCAGCAAGAGCACTAAGGTCAAGGTCACCAAGATCGGCTCGGCTCGCTCCAGCCCCATGTGCCTCGTGAAGAAGTCCTTCG TGGCCCCCGGCGTCCCTGCCCGCATCACCATGTGGACGCACACCCGCCTAGAGCTGATGGGCAGTACTGTGCAGCTATTCTGCCGGCCCATTGGCTCGCCAAAGCCCAGCGTCTCCTGGTTCGGCCCCGACGACACTGAGCTGCAGAACAGCGACAAATACAAG gTGCTGGAAAACGGTGATCTCGAGATCCGAAATATTGCCTGGAATGACATGGGAGGCTACACGTGCACTGCAGAGAACTCGCACGGAGTGGACCGGACGTCGACCTTCCTCTACCCGACACTG ccggaCAAGGTGTAG